The nucleotide window AATCGACTGCGCTGATCGCATAGCTGATCAAACCGGTTGCACCAAAGGCGGTTGATGATCGCACCATCATATCCCACAGTTTCTCTGTCGCCATGCAATTTTCGCCAACGAGGCGTGGGGCAAAGTAATCCGTGATGATTCGAGTCACTGGACCGCCATGGAGCGAAATTCCGAACCCCCAAGTGCCATCTTCCGCTGTCACAATACATGCAGGTCTTTTCCATTCTAAGGAGGCATCCCCCACTTTTTTGTCGAACGTTGGATAACGGGAAATGGGTCGATTCATTGGATATGTACTGGCTCGACTTGGTGTCCGTGGCGGTGTTGTTGGTTTCGGATTTAACTCAATTTCTACAACGCGAATTTCTTTAATATTCATAGAATCTCCTTTCTGCATCAGAGAAAAGTATAAATCTAGTAACTTCATTGACTATGGTGGCTTAACAGCGTCAAACGGACCATAGCCCTGAGAGCATTCAAGTCTGATTATACCATCTTTGGAGAAATTCATGGGCGGATAAGTTCCGTTGTTTGTTGGTAGGCACGCCGAATTGCAAAAAGGAGAAGTCCGAACTCAATTTTTGCTTCAAGCGTGGGATCGTCTGTTTGATAATGCTTCAGAACCGCATCGACAATTTTTTTGGCTGCGATACCGTCAGGGGATAAATCTGAATACATTTCTATGGCGAACTCGGATAGGTCTACGGCGGGATCGTGCATCAGCGTATCCGCAAAATCGATAATGGCGAGTTGTTCCAGATTTCCCTGTACAAAAAGTAGATGGTTTATTTGGAGATCGCAGTGAACCACAGTCCACCGCTGATCTAAAGATTCCCGCAAGTTCTCTAGCGTTTCAGTCCATTCCTTTGTTTTGACTTTTACAGTGTGTTTCTCAATAAAAGCGAGTTGTCGTCTTGCTTCGCAGAGTGCAACTTCAAAGGGATCATCTGCACGTGGGATGTATTTCAAGACCTCAACTGGAAACTTGTGGTTGTGCAAAAAGGATTCCAACGCTCTGGGGGTGAATTCCTCAAATGCTTCTATCGGAAGTGAAGCACCATCAATCCTTGAAAACATCGCATAGAACCCCTTTTCATGCACCATGATCGGTTTTGCTACAACGAAGGGCAGTGGCTGTGTATGCAGATATTCTATAAGTTTAATCTCTTTTAGCAGTCCTGTGCGGCTGTTATTACGGCGAGGAACCTTGAGGATACTGTCATTCCGGTAGTAAAAGGTCAGACTATCACCGCCCTGGTGACGATTGGATACAGGTTTCAGGTTCGCTAGGGAGATATCTGCAGCGAACTGTTTAAGAAAATCGTATACGTTATCTGCTCCAATTTCAGTCGTTTCATCCATGGCAATACCTTTGCGTTCTGAACCTTTAATCGAAAGTTTTCTCTAATTCGTAAGTCCAATCCACGACGCGATAGCCACAGTTGCTGTAAAACAGGAATGCACGGTAGTTCTCCCAATCAGTGCTAATCGTCGCGTGGCGATATCCGACTTTGCACATCTCTTGAAGCGAGTATTGGAGCAGATAACGTCCGATACCTTGTCCTTGATGCGGATCTTCAATATCAAGCCCGGTGGTATGCAGCCAGTCTTGTGCATCGGGATGGCTTGAAAACTCACCGCCGGAAACCGATTCACATTCTCCAATCTTTTCACCATCTAGGTAGGCAGACACAGAACAATTGGGGCGTTGTCCGCTCCCCTGTTCCCAGTCAACAGAAAACGTTATCGGCACACTTGAAGGTATTGGTGTGACAGAATAGTTCTCCCAATCCAAGAAAACTTCCCCTGAACAGTATTGATAACCGTTGAATCCGAGGAGTGCTTGAACATGGTCGAGTCCGTCTGATAAGCCAGCATTTTCAAAATGATAGAAATGATACCGACAATCCTGTGAAAAGGCATCAATGTGGGAGACGTTACACACTTCCAAATAGGCTTCCGCTTTTTCAAGTACGGCTTGTCCGGCCCGCCGTGCACCGCGCTCGTAACCCAAAAACCGAATAACGCCTACAGGAGTTTTCCCGTGACCGATGCCAATGTGAATAAACGCCTGTATGGTGCGATTTTCTGTCGCAATGAAAGCTGTTTCAAAGTCGAGCCCACCCTCATTATTAATCCCGCGCATCGCAAAGGCGAACTCCTCCTCCTTGACCGGGTAGCAATGCGGAACGTTGACGGTCAGGCGATTATAAAATTCCGTCAAAACACTTTGCAACTTTGGTGTATATTGAACGATGTTCATCTCTACTCCATTTAGATTTTGGTNNNNNNNNNNNNNNNNNNNNNNNNNNNNNNNNNNNNNNNNNNNNNNNNNNNNNNNNNNNNNNNNNNNNNNNNNNNNNNNNCGCACTCGTTCAGAAAAGCAATTTCTGTTTGAGGAATCTTTTCCTTGATTAAGTATGCCTGCGTAATTGGTTCGTAGTCCTGATAGCCGTAAACAACTAAAGTGGGTGCGGTAATCCTATCAGCGTTTGCCAGTTGCATTTCATGCTTGAAGTTCGTGGGTGACTCAGCATGTCTAAGATAGCCACCACAGTTCAGATAGAAGTCGATAAACTGCCCCGCAGTCTCACGTGAGTAAAATATGACGCGAGACCATACCCGGATCAAGGCTTCGTCAATC belongs to Candidatus Poribacteria bacterium and includes:
- a CDS encoding aminoglycoside phosphotransferase family protein, with protein sequence MDETTEIGADNVYDFLKQFAADISLANLKPVSNRHQGGDSLTFYYRNDSILKVPRRNNSRTGLLKEIKLIEYLHTQPLPFVVAKPIMVHEKGFYAMFSRIDGASLPIEAFEEFTPRALESFLHNHKFPVEVLKYIPRADDPFEVALCEARRQLAFIEKHTVKVKTKEWTETLENLRESLDQRWTVVHCDLQINHLLFVQGNLEQLAIIDFADTLMHDPAVDLSEFAIEMYSDLSPDGIAAKKIVDAVLKHYQTDDPTLEAKIEFGLLLFAIRRAYQQTTELIRP
- a CDS encoding GNAT family N-acetyltransferase, producing the protein QNLNGVEMNIVQYTPKLQSVLTEFYNRLTVNVPHCYPVKEEEFAFAMRGINNEGGLDFETAFIATENRTIQAFIHIGIGHGKTPVGVIRFLGYERGARRAGQAVLEKAEAYLEVCNVSHIDAFSQDCRYHFYHFENAGLSDGLDHVQALLGFNGYQYCSGEVFLDWENYSVTPIPSSVPITFSVDWEQGSGQRPNCSVSAYLDGEKIGECESVSGGEFSSHPDAQDWLHTTGLDIEDPHQGQGIGRYLLQYSLQEMCKVGYRHATISTDWENYRAFLFYSNCGYRVVDWTYELEKTFD